The Drosophila bipectinata strain 14024-0381.07 chromosome 2L, DbipHiC1v2, whole genome shotgun sequence genome has a segment encoding these proteins:
- the LOC108132359 gene encoding 32 kDa beta-galactoside-binding lectin has product MNVWKAKVLTEVPFGHVLIVSGRVKPHPNKISLDLTDNVNAHNESETVFLKIEANFREGQIIRSMFQPGEGWQQEEISKNWKSDGPKNPLQPGQSFTFRVAVLQRCFEIYVNDQLYGSFEFVKFPKQINYVRAYGDFEKITQFHHRMLFPLVFPRTLMCPDKVAFQSDVPRRYETGTVVAMECIAKGPPTSEFSICFQCNDTGRTVLRFHVNFDRTTVSRSYQRDDNSFAPDDEETEGEFPFVRGKLFKIAFGLGDRAFLIAVNGQYFTYYNFPGRPFSISTLKCFSNDVGDFAVRSLEYHSDSPLLARVEKLSII; this is encoded by the exons ATGAACGTGTGGAAAGCAAAGGTGCTCACGGAGGTCCCCTTCGGTCATGTTTTAATCGTCAGCGGACGCGTCAAGCCGCATCCCAATAA AATCTCCCTCGACCTCACAGACAATGTGAACGCGCACAATGAAAGTGAAACCGTGTTCCTCAAGATCGAGGCCAACTTCCGCGAGGGCCAGATCATCCGCAGCATGTTCCAGCCGGGCGAGGGCTGGCAGCAGGAGGAGATCTCCAAGAACTGGAAGAGCGACGGGCCCAAGAATCCTCTGCAGCCGGGCCAGAGCTTCACCTTCCGGGTGGCCGTTCTGCAGCGCTGCTTCGAGATCTATGTGAACGACCAGTTGTACGGGTCCTTTGAGTTCGTCAAGTTTCCCAAGCAGATCAACTATGTGCGGGCCTACGGGGACTTTGAGAAGATAACCCAGTTCCACCACCGCATGCTCTTCCCTTTGGTCTTCCCCCGGACGCTCATGTGCCCGGACAAGGTGGCCTTCCAGAGCGACGTACCGAGGCGGTACGAAACAGGCACCGTGGTGGCCATGGAGTGCATTGCCAAGGGTCCGCCCACCTCGGAGTTCTCCATATGCTTCCAATGCAACGACACTGGCAGAACCGTGCTTCGGTTCCACGTCAACTTTGACCGGACCACGGTCTCCAGGAGCTATCAGAGGGATGACAACAG TTTCGCCCCCGATGACGAGGAGACCGAGGGCGAGTTTCCGTTCGTTCGGGGCAAGCTCTTCAAGATAGCCTTCGGACTCGGAGACCGTGCCTTCTTGATTGCCGTGAACGGGCAGTACTTCACCTACTACAACTTCCCAGGACGACCGTTCTCCATTTCCACGTTGAAGTGCTTCAGCAACGATGTTGGGGATTTTGCAGTTCGCAGCCTGGAGTACCACTCGGACTCCCCGCTCTTGGCCCGCGTGGAGAAGCTCTCGATTATCTGA